From one Thermogemmata fonticola genomic stretch:
- a CDS encoding ribonuclease D, which produces MALQLNLKPSEVMVTNAREWSACREHLAQASVVGLDTEFVGEGRHRPELCLVQIATPETLYVIDPYAVGRLEGLWELLQDPRRLVVVHAGKEDIRICQHHAQQPPARIFDIQLAAGLSGLDYPLGYGKLVEELFGVAMNKELTLSNWRQRPLTQSQLRYAFDDVRYLLPAYVLLQGRLQQQQRESWAEEEFAALVQRALAEDQGAENWRRVKGLGRLDRQGLAIVKELYQWREEWSQRWNRPSRHVLSDHLLVRIARLKPRCRKELASLRGVPQNAVAEILEVIQQALALPPAACPAPTPRIHETAEVVAVSQLLQIVLHEWCSRHQVASNLAATPADLKAFAYYQLARRPAPEMPLFRGWRAQALLPELQAVLEGRRWVAVNPHRSHGFPLRIIAWDDPTGLPFPHPAPTPQHSLAPLADADGPGFPSSDAAADTTPIPVHRCSTSPDASTPEDDIRLPLTSVPGDGVSSSLPVGSVASSEEVTVSPSSRRTPS; this is translated from the coding sequence GTGGCGCTGCAACTGAACCTCAAGCCGTCCGAAGTGATGGTTACCAATGCACGGGAGTGGTCGGCTTGTCGGGAGCATTTGGCTCAAGCCAGTGTCGTGGGTCTGGATACCGAGTTTGTTGGGGAAGGCCGGCATCGGCCGGAATTGTGTCTGGTTCAGATCGCCACGCCGGAAACCCTCTATGTAATCGACCCATACGCTGTGGGGCGGCTGGAGGGTCTGTGGGAGCTATTGCAGGACCCACGCCGTTTGGTGGTGGTTCACGCCGGCAAAGAAGACATACGCATCTGCCAGCATCATGCTCAGCAACCGCCGGCCCGTATTTTCGACATTCAGCTCGCTGCTGGCCTATCAGGTCTGGATTATCCTTTGGGCTATGGCAAGCTGGTCGAAGAACTCTTTGGGGTCGCGATGAATAAGGAGCTGACGCTGAGCAATTGGCGCCAGCGCCCGCTCACCCAGTCCCAATTGCGTTATGCCTTCGATGACGTGCGGTATTTGTTGCCGGCGTATGTTCTGTTGCAGGGACGGCTTCAGCAGCAGCAGCGGGAAAGCTGGGCGGAGGAGGAGTTTGCCGCGTTGGTTCAGCGCGCCTTGGCCGAGGATCAGGGAGCGGAGAACTGGCGGCGGGTCAAAGGGCTGGGCCGCTTGGATCGGCAGGGCTTGGCCATCGTGAAAGAGCTGTACCAGTGGCGGGAGGAGTGGAGCCAGCGATGGAATCGTCCCTCCCGGCACGTGTTATCGGATCATTTGCTCGTGCGGATCGCTCGGCTCAAACCCCGCTGCCGCAAGGAACTCGCTTCGTTGCGAGGCGTGCCGCAGAATGCCGTGGCGGAGATTCTGGAAGTGATTCAGCAGGCTTTGGCTCTGCCACCGGCGGCTTGTCCTGCACCCACGCCGCGCATCCATGAAACCGCCGAAGTGGTTGCCGTCAGTCAGCTTTTGCAGATTGTCCTGCATGAATGGTGCTCCCGCCACCAGGTGGCCAGCAATCTGGCAGCCACGCCTGCGGACCTGAAAGCCTTCGCTTACTATCAACTGGCGCGGCGGCCAGCTCCAGAAATGCCTTTATTCCGCGGTTGGCGTGCCCAAGCCCTTCTGCCCGAACTCCAGGCCGTGCTGGAAGGGCGGCGCTGGGTGGCGGTCAATCCGCATCGCTCCCACGGCTTTCCCTTGCGAATCATCGCTTGGGACGATCCCACTGGTCTCCCCTTTCCTCACCCTGCCCCTACTCCCCAGCATTCACTCGCGCCTCTAGCGGATGCTGATGGTCCAGGGTTTCCCTCTTCGGACGCGGCGGCAGATACGACACCCATCCCGGTCCATCGTTGTTCGACATCGCCGGATGCTTCTACGCCAGAGGACGATATCCGACTCCCCCTGACGTCGGTGCCGGGGGATGGGGTATCTTCCTCTCTTCCCGTTGGTTCTGTAGCATCCTCTGAGGAAGTTACCGTTTCTCCATCATCACGTAGAACACCGAGCTGA
- a CDS encoding BRcat domain-containing protein: MSQLLKCPNPSCSYVFDATGLPAGMVLVCPRCTMRFALGPLPSTAPQTGVNPAVPGGGPSSANFPAPAPGGSPVIAPPPAAVSSGPVPANVIVSPLDAANTPRRSVDWLKTSLLTLLVLGAIGLAGYAVYYNLNLNQTRRTDSALHYRDFNLALTPLGEPWVPADDLRAQLGSPVFAAYQREEPAAVVLLAARNFDKRNPRFDELEEILRRLLRRIVEADTLTLMPPEEQDQKWMGLDLKGYRFRAQARDDQSVISGQAYYAAHQGVAYWFIGWTSEAAYEQVKPEFAHWRSRCRSLGLRDNWQPTLPSAVPYKNLEVGYSFSDLAQMWKEETDEETIKARDPQADKYLSLKLHAPGQRRDLPKEAFLLVYVLPGGGEPLQVAREYVEDSRRQELRAANPDLKVEFQERTEPPEGEPPVGGIETAAPILRLRSTVKNALDQNRLHVLSAVRVADGRVVAMHVWCNWNDRLALEQMMIQIASTLRAEGGGQ; encoded by the coding sequence ATGAGTCAGTTGCTCAAATGTCCCAATCCGAGTTGCTCGTATGTCTTTGATGCCACTGGCTTGCCAGCCGGGATGGTACTGGTTTGTCCGCGATGTACTATGCGTTTTGCCCTGGGGCCTTTGCCGTCGACCGCTCCGCAGACGGGAGTCAATCCTGCGGTACCTGGCGGCGGTCCTTCGTCGGCGAATTTTCCCGCCCCTGCTCCAGGGGGATCGCCTGTTATCGCTCCGCCACCAGCGGCCGTTTCTTCGGGGCCGGTGCCTGCAAATGTGATCGTTTCGCCTCTTGATGCGGCAAACACACCCCGCCGTTCCGTGGATTGGCTGAAAACATCCCTTCTAACTCTGCTGGTGTTGGGGGCCATCGGCCTGGCAGGTTACGCCGTTTATTACAATCTCAATTTGAATCAGACGCGCCGGACGGACAGCGCCTTGCATTACCGCGATTTCAATCTCGCTCTGACACCCCTGGGCGAGCCTTGGGTACCGGCCGACGATCTGCGTGCTCAGTTGGGATCGCCCGTGTTTGCGGCGTATCAACGGGAGGAACCCGCAGCGGTTGTCCTCCTGGCAGCCCGCAACTTCGACAAGCGCAATCCGCGTTTCGATGAGCTGGAGGAGATTTTGCGGCGCTTGCTCCGTCGAATTGTGGAAGCCGACACACTCACGCTGATGCCTCCGGAAGAACAGGATCAGAAGTGGATGGGTTTGGATCTGAAAGGCTATCGTTTCCGTGCCCAAGCACGGGATGATCAGTCGGTCATCAGCGGTCAAGCCTATTATGCAGCACACCAAGGAGTCGCATACTGGTTCATCGGCTGGACCAGCGAGGCCGCTTACGAACAAGTGAAGCCGGAATTTGCTCACTGGCGATCCCGGTGCCGCTCCCTCGGACTGCGGGACAACTGGCAACCCACCTTACCCTCTGCTGTGCCTTACAAAAATCTCGAAGTGGGCTACAGTTTCTCCGACCTGGCTCAGATGTGGAAGGAAGAAACCGATGAGGAAACGATCAAAGCCCGCGATCCCCAAGCGGACAAATATCTGAGCCTCAAGCTGCATGCTCCTGGCCAGCGCCGCGATCTGCCCAAGGAGGCGTTCCTCCTGGTTTATGTATTGCCGGGAGGCGGAGAACCGCTTCAGGTGGCCCGCGAGTACGTCGAAGACAGCCGGAGGCAGGAGCTACGCGCCGCCAATCCGGACTTGAAGGTGGAGTTTCAGGAACGGACCGAACCACCCGAAGGCGAACCCCCCGTTGGCGGCATTGAGACTGCTGCTCCCATCCTGCGATTACGCAGCACGGTGAAGAATGCTCTCGATCAGAACCGTTTACATGTACTTTCCGCAGTGCGAGTGGCGGATGGCCGGGTCGTGGCGATGCACGTCTGGTGCAACTGGAATGACCGTCTCGCCTTGGAACAGATGATGATCCAGATCGCCAGTACCCTCCGGGCCGAAGGCGGCGGCCAATAG
- a CDS encoding MBL fold metallo-hydrolase has translation MLERKYIFPGVIELNLQAGRSFGVNLYLLDGGQEWLLLDIGEEETLDEVIELIRALDFPLSKCKMIVATHADVDHVQALARARERLRTRTAAHPRAAAAIEAGDAVETYAHISAQNFHVPMPPCKIDIKLQEGDVIRVGKLRLHVWHTPGHTPGQLSFKLGSLLFSGDNIYRDSCVGVIDAHHGSHIPDFIRSLERIRDDDAEFLLPSHGPIFRKDRAIIQRAIDRLQQYQYMADFGTCAVRWPLQEEWEQIILSGQWPPQW, from the coding sequence ATGCTGGAACGCAAGTATATTTTTCCAGGTGTTATCGAGCTGAACTTGCAAGCTGGGCGGTCGTTCGGCGTCAACCTTTATTTGCTGGATGGAGGTCAGGAGTGGCTTTTGCTCGACATCGGGGAAGAAGAAACCCTCGATGAGGTGATCGAACTGATCCGAGCCTTGGATTTCCCACTGTCAAAGTGCAAGATGATCGTGGCGACGCATGCCGATGTGGATCACGTCCAGGCGTTGGCCCGGGCGCGGGAGCGCCTGCGGACTCGAACGGCAGCCCATCCCCGTGCGGCGGCGGCCATCGAAGCCGGGGATGCTGTTGAAACCTATGCCCATATCTCGGCCCAGAATTTCCATGTGCCCATGCCCCCGTGCAAGATCGACATCAAACTTCAGGAGGGAGACGTGATCCGGGTGGGCAAGCTCCGTCTGCATGTGTGGCACACCCCCGGCCACACACCAGGACAACTCAGCTTCAAACTCGGTTCCCTGCTCTTCAGCGGAGATAACATCTACAGGGATAGCTGCGTGGGAGTCATCGATGCCCATCATGGCTCCCACATTCCCGATTTCATCCGCTCTCTGGAACGCATTCGAGACGACGACGCCGAGTTCCTGCTCCCCAGTCACGGCCCCATCTTCCGTAAAGATCGGGCTATTATCCAGCGGGCCATCGATCGCCTCCAGCAATACCAGTACATGGCCGATTTCGGCACCTGTGCCGTCCGCTGGCCGCTGCAAGAAGAATGGGAACAAATCATTCTTTCCGGGCAGTGGCCGCCGCAATGGTAG
- a CDS encoding M20 family metallopeptidase, with translation MILTLPPLPELLAELVRRPSVNPMGRSDLPADILYEHRVTDYVAHLLQGLNCIVERQTVQPGRDNLLAHYDPGHPAPCHLLFEAHQDTVPVDGMTIEPFAAQREGNRLYGRGACDVKAGLAVMLAAFVRLVRERPAGSARVTLALTVDEEHSFLGVQALVRSGFRQGRPHVAIVAEPTRLHIVSAHKGVIRWTLETTGRACHSSRPEDGINAIYRMSRILLALEQYAERLRQRPADPLLGPRTLAVGRIQGGVSPNTIPDFCRIEIDRRLIPGETVAEAEADLLAWLRHAVGTDVPFTLQTAHSPCPPLSPQASMEWVERFGQIIDAVVGHHTVQAVPFGTDAATLSQAGIPAIVFGPGDIAQAHTRDEWIDLDQLEPAAEILYRFATQAEALSKTLSAART, from the coding sequence GTGATTTTGACGTTGCCTCCCTTGCCGGAACTGCTCGCGGAACTCGTGCGTCGACCCTCGGTCAATCCGATGGGCCGCTCAGATTTGCCTGCGGATATTCTCTATGAGCATCGAGTGACAGACTATGTAGCTCATCTGCTCCAAGGGCTGAATTGCATCGTAGAACGGCAAACCGTGCAACCGGGCCGGGATAACTTGCTGGCCCACTACGATCCGGGGCATCCCGCTCCCTGCCATCTCCTGTTCGAGGCCCATCAGGACACCGTGCCTGTCGATGGGATGACGATTGAGCCATTTGCCGCCCAGCGAGAGGGCAACCGGCTGTATGGACGCGGGGCGTGTGATGTCAAGGCAGGGCTGGCCGTTATGCTGGCCGCGTTTGTCCGACTGGTCCGGGAACGTCCCGCAGGGTCAGCCCGCGTCACCCTGGCCTTGACCGTCGATGAGGAGCACAGCTTTCTGGGAGTCCAAGCCCTGGTCCGTTCCGGTTTCCGGCAAGGCCGGCCACACGTGGCGATCGTCGCCGAACCAACCCGGCTCCACATCGTCTCGGCTCACAAAGGCGTGATCCGCTGGACCTTGGAGACAACAGGCCGGGCCTGCCATAGCTCGCGCCCGGAAGACGGCATCAATGCCATTTATCGGATGAGTCGCATCCTGCTAGCCCTGGAACAATACGCCGAGCGATTGCGCCAGCGTCCTGCCGACCCGCTGCTGGGACCACGAACCTTGGCCGTGGGACGGATCCAAGGCGGAGTCTCGCCCAATACCATCCCGGACTTCTGCCGCATCGAGATTGATCGGCGGCTCATTCCCGGCGAGACGGTGGCCGAAGCCGAAGCCGACCTGCTCGCCTGGCTGCGACACGCAGTCGGAACGGATGTTCCGTTCACTTTACAAACCGCTCATTCTCCTTGCCCGCCGCTGTCGCCGCAAGCCTCGATGGAATGGGTGGAGCGCTTCGGACAGATCATCGACGCGGTGGTCGGACATCATACGGTCCAGGCGGTCCCTTTCGGCACCGATGCCGCCACATTGTCTCAAGCTGGCATCCCTGCCATCGTTTTCGGACCCGGCGATATTGCCCAGGCCCATACGCGCGACGAGTGGATCGACCTGGACCAACTCGAACCTGCCGCCGAGATACTGTACCGCTTCGCCACTCAGGCCGAGGCCCTATCTAAAACCCTATCCGCCGCCCGAACATAA